One Kineococcus aurantiacus genomic window carries:
- a CDS encoding shikimate kinase translates to MIVLVGFMGAGKSTVGRLLADRLGLPFVDTDLVVEDRERRSIPEIFATDGEQAFRDLEQEVVADVVAGPEAVVSLGGGACGREATRAVLRAHTVVHLDVSFEQAKARTAGDTYRPMLQRPDLAQLHASRRVVFEELADLSVRTDGRRAEAIALEVLDGVTGQDGVLVAPPGGSYRVHVRAGALASVGSLLPAAGAVLVVGRASDPALARVREGLAGTVHVAELPEGPVKTLDVYGRLAARAAEVALHPDDLVLAVGDEPVVDVAGFLAATYNRGTRWAVVPRSLETLVDSSVGGKVALDLPHARNLLGAVHQPVAVVSDPEGVSPATDPRFGAGLAEAVKTTLVGDPADLDLLVGNAPAVLAGDLDAVTAVVRRAVATKARIVTADEREAAGRLHLNYGHTFSHALEQVLADDAAALPLGLMAAAHLARRLGFLDDAGVDLHRRSLRAFGLPTAHRSTLSELQPFWLRDKKFKDGVRFVLLHAPGRPEAGVPATDDALAGALDDLAEDR, encoded by the coding sequence GTGATCGTCCTCGTCGGCTTCATGGGCGCGGGCAAGTCCACCGTCGGGCGTCTCCTCGCCGACCGCCTCGGCCTGCCGTTCGTGGACACCGACCTCGTCGTCGAGGACCGCGAGCGCCGCTCCATCCCCGAGATCTTCGCCACCGACGGCGAGCAGGCCTTCCGGGACCTGGAGCAGGAGGTCGTCGCCGACGTCGTGGCCGGCCCCGAGGCGGTCGTGTCCCTGGGAGGCGGGGCCTGCGGGCGGGAGGCCACGCGCGCGGTGCTGCGCGCCCACACGGTCGTCCACCTCGACGTCTCCTTCGAGCAGGCGAAGGCCCGCACCGCGGGGGACACCTACCGGCCGATGCTGCAGCGGCCGGACCTGGCGCAGCTGCACGCCTCCCGGCGGGTCGTCTTCGAGGAACTCGCGGACCTCAGCGTGCGGACCGACGGGCGGCGGGCGGAGGCCATCGCCCTGGAGGTGCTCGACGGGGTCACCGGGCAGGACGGGGTCCTCGTGGCGCCGCCCGGCGGCAGCTACCGGGTCCACGTGCGGGCCGGGGCGCTGGCGAGCGTGGGCAGCCTGCTCCCGGCGGCCGGGGCGGTGCTGGTGGTGGGCCGTGCCTCGGACCCGGCGCTGGCGCGTGTGCGCGAGGGCCTGGCCGGCACCGTGCACGTCGCCGAGCTGCCCGAGGGGCCGGTGAAGACCCTGGACGTCTACGGGCGGCTGGCCGCGCGCGCGGCCGAGGTGGCCCTGCACCCGGACGACCTCGTCCTCGCGGTCGGTGACGAGCCCGTCGTCGACGTGGCGGGCTTCCTGGCCGCCACCTACAACCGGGGGACCCGCTGGGCGGTGGTGCCCCGCTCGCTGGAGACGCTCGTCGACTCCTCCGTCGGCGGCAAGGTCGCCCTGGACCTGCCGCACGCCCGGAACCTGCTGGGCGCGGTCCACCAGCCGGTGGCCGTCGTCAGCGATCCCGAGGGGGTCTCGCCGGCGACCGACCCGCGGTTCGGCGCCGGGCTCGCCGAGGCCGTCAAGACCACCCTGGTGGGGGACCCGGCCGACCTGGACCTGCTCGTGGGGAACGCCCCCGCGGTGCTGGCCGGGGACCTCGACGCGGTCACGGCCGTCGTCCGCCGCGCGGTGGCCACCAAGGCGCGCATCGTCACCGCCGACGAGCGCGAGGCCGCGGGCCGGTTGCACCTGAACTACGGGCACACGTTCTCGCACGCCCTCGAGCAGGTGCTGGCCGACGACGCTGCCGCGCTGCCGCTGGGGCTGATGGCGGCCGCGCACCTGGCCCGCCGGCTCGGGTTCCTCGACGACGCCGGCGTCGACCTGCACCGCCGGTCGCTGCGCGCGTTCGGGTTGCCGACCGCACACCGTTCCACCCTGTCGGAACTGCAACCCTTCTG
- a CDS encoding cell wall-binding repeat-containing protein, whose protein sequence is MIRKPRTAVRRAAAAVVLAGLVGGAAAAAADASPIRFHRVYGADRYITSSLVDGDPTSTAYVVSGVDFPDGLAAGAVAGREAVLGNVYLTQRDVLPAEVRQRIVYASKIVVVGGESSVGPDVMTWLQQNTRATLSRVSGPDRFDTAAALSAASYATPAAGARGVENVVIATGYDYPDALSGSAAAAHVDSPLLLVRPDAVPASVVAELQRLRPQAITVVGGTSRVTDSVLEQLRTFTTGPVTRIAGTDRYDTADRVSAAFFDDAEDVTIASGETFADALAAGARAGRHGGPLLLTASRCLTEQTNLEIERLQATHGERADLDSIGGPTRITEEAAKRTNCQPVGTAPKTYLDDLVHVQGSVRDRYDHATISGRFYPRSTAFDADPRNSDYGTWSLGTKRSRFTMVAGIADDNPSALASTVAVYGDEKLLASGNVAKGAPIAFDVDVRGVDNLKIVTTSPNASLTPAAQNANLVYFGDAAVS, encoded by the coding sequence ATGATCCGGAAGCCCCGAACCGCCGTCAGGCGCGCCGCGGCCGCGGTCGTCCTCGCCGGCCTCGTCGGTGGAGCGGCGGCCGCGGCGGCCGACGCCTCGCCCATCCGCTTCCACCGCGTCTACGGCGCCGACCGCTACATCACCTCCTCCCTCGTCGACGGCGACCCGACGTCGACCGCGTACGTCGTGTCCGGTGTCGACTTCCCCGACGGCCTGGCGGCCGGCGCGGTGGCCGGCCGGGAAGCGGTGCTGGGCAACGTCTACCTCACCCAGCGCGACGTGCTGCCGGCGGAGGTCCGGCAGCGCATCGTGTACGCGTCCAAGATCGTCGTGGTCGGGGGTGAGTCCTCGGTCGGGCCGGACGTCATGACGTGGTTGCAGCAGAACACCCGCGCAACCTTGAGCCGTGTCAGCGGCCCGGACCGCTTCGACACCGCCGCCGCGCTGTCGGCGGCCTCCTACGCCACTCCCGCAGCCGGTGCACGCGGTGTCGAGAACGTCGTGATCGCCACCGGTTACGACTACCCCGACGCGCTGTCCGGCAGCGCTGCGGCCGCGCACGTGGACTCGCCGCTGTTGCTGGTGCGCCCCGACGCCGTCCCGGCCTCCGTGGTGGCCGAGCTCCAGAGGCTGCGCCCCCAGGCCATCACCGTCGTGGGTGGTACGAGCCGGGTCACTGACAGCGTCCTGGAGCAGTTGCGCACCTTCACCACCGGCCCGGTCACCCGCATCGCGGGAACCGACCGCTACGACACCGCTGATCGTGTCAGCGCCGCTTTCTTCGATGACGCCGAGGACGTCACGATCGCCTCGGGTGAGACGTTCGCCGACGCCCTCGCCGCAGGGGCGAGGGCGGGCCGCCACGGCGGCCCTCTCCTCCTCACGGCCAGTCGCTGCCTCACTGAGCAGACCAACCTGGAGATCGAGCGACTGCAGGCCACCCACGGTGAGCGTGCCGACCTGGACTCCATCGGTGGGCCGACCCGCATCACCGAGGAAGCCGCCAAGCGCACCAACTGCCAGCCGGTGGGCACCGCGCCGAAGACCTACCTGGACGACCTCGTCCACGTCCAGGGCAGCGTCCGCGACCGCTACGACCACGCCACGATCTCGGGACGGTTCTACCCCCGCTCGACGGCCTTCGACGCCGACCCGCGCAACTCCGACTACGGCACCTGGTCCCTGGGCACCAAGCGGTCCCGCTTCACCATGGTCGCCGGCATCGCCGACGACAACCCCAGTGCCTTGGCGTCCACCGTCGCCGTCTACGGCGACGAGAAGCTGCTGGCCTCGGGGAACGTCGCCAAGGGAGCGCCCATCGCCTTCGACGTGGACGTGCGCGGTGTCGACAACCTCAAGATCGTCACGACCTCGCCGAACGCGTCGCTCACGCCGGCCGCGCAGAACGCGAACCTCGTGTACTTCGGGGACGCAGCCGTCAGCTGA
- the pilO gene encoding type 4a pilus biogenesis protein PilO — translation MTRDKNTVWIAGTAVLAVLVLVATYFLLIAPKRAEAADIATQTLQTRQGNETLQQQIALLQSQFATLGDRRAELAEITRTLPAKADVQQLLRQVETYATTSGVTLLSVTPGSPVLHGVDGTGAAAETSGPLVVDVPITLTTAGSFSGTELFVKQVQADMGRFLSVSDLSLTAGTASDDDGVTATVTGRVFVLRDAQTTEDQSGTAGAAATNGSES, via the coding sequence ATGACTCGTGACAAGAACACCGTCTGGATCGCCGGAACCGCCGTTCTCGCGGTGCTCGTCCTGGTGGCGACGTACTTCCTGCTGATCGCGCCCAAGCGTGCCGAGGCCGCCGACATCGCGACGCAGACCCTCCAGACCCGCCAGGGCAACGAGACGCTGCAGCAGCAGATCGCCCTGCTCCAGTCCCAGTTCGCCACGCTCGGGGACCGCCGCGCGGAACTCGCGGAGATCACCCGCACCTTGCCGGCCAAGGCCGACGTGCAGCAGCTGCTGCGCCAGGTCGAGACCTACGCCACCACGAGCGGTGTCACGCTGCTGTCCGTGACGCCCGGTTCGCCCGTCCTGCACGGCGTGGACGGGACCGGCGCCGCGGCCGAGACGTCCGGGCCGCTCGTCGTGGACGTGCCCATCACCTTGACCACGGCGGGGAGCTTCAGCGGTACCGAGCTGTTCGTCAAGCAGGTGCAGGCCGACATGGGGCGCTTCCTGTCGGTGAGCGACCTCTCCCTGACCGCCGGCACGGCTTCCGACGACGACGGTGTGACGGCGACCGTCACCGGCCGCGTGTTCGTCCTGCGCGACGCGCAGACCACCGAGGACCAGAGCGGGACCGCCGGTGCGGCCGCGACGAACGGGAGTGAGAGCTGA
- the pilM gene encoding type IV pilus assembly protein PilM produces the protein MPGRTAVGLDIGTSGVRAAELSYGRDGITLEKFGQVALPEGAVRDGEVLDRPAVVDALKTLWKASGLRGKRVALGVASQRVVVRQVELPWLPRSELKVALPLQAQEYLPMAVEDSVLDFHVTEELHDENGRRLRGLLVAAARDAVLSNVHAVQAAGLQPVSVDLTSFAVLRAAGREHSEVATEALLDVGARISNLVVHSAGSPRFVRILLMGGQDVTDAIAERLGLPATVAEAVKRGNFEELTADEVQLATSAVELMVEVFVDEVRSSLDYYGVSNPQFPVERILVSGGGSLLAGVSQKLQQVTHKQVAPADVLSGVRLGRTGLDEHQLAAIHPLAAVPVGLALGVVS, from the coding sequence GTGCCCGGACGAACCGCCGTCGGTCTCGACATCGGCACTTCGGGCGTCCGCGCCGCCGAGCTGTCCTACGGGCGTGACGGCATCACCCTGGAGAAGTTCGGCCAGGTCGCGCTGCCCGAGGGCGCTGTCCGCGACGGGGAGGTCCTCGACCGCCCCGCGGTCGTGGACGCCCTCAAGACGCTCTGGAAGGCCAGCGGTCTGCGTGGCAAGCGCGTGGCGCTCGGCGTCGCCAGCCAGCGCGTCGTCGTGCGCCAGGTGGAGCTGCCGTGGCTGCCGCGCAGCGAGCTCAAGGTCGCACTGCCCCTGCAGGCCCAGGAGTACCTGCCGATGGCGGTGGAGGACTCCGTCCTCGACTTCCACGTCACCGAGGAACTGCACGACGAGAACGGCCGCCGTCTGCGGGGCCTCCTCGTCGCGGCGGCCCGCGACGCGGTGCTCTCCAACGTCCACGCGGTGCAGGCCGCCGGGCTGCAGCCGGTGTCGGTCGACCTCACGTCGTTCGCAGTGCTGCGCGCCGCCGGCCGTGAGCACAGCGAGGTTGCGACCGAGGCGCTGCTCGACGTGGGCGCGCGCATCTCCAACCTCGTCGTCCACTCGGCTGGTTCGCCCCGCTTCGTCCGCATCCTCCTCATGGGAGGGCAAGACGTCACCGACGCCATCGCCGAGCGCTTGGGGCTGCCTGCCACGGTGGCCGAGGCCGTCAAGCGGGGCAACTTCGAGGAGTTGACCGCCGACGAGGTGCAGCTCGCGACGTCTGCGGTGGAGCTCATGGTCGAAGTGTTCGTCGACGAGGTCCGCAGCTCGCTGGACTACTACGGGGTGTCGAATCCCCAGTTCCCCGTCGAGCGGATCCTGGTGTCCGGCGGTGGATCCCTGTTGGCCGGTGTGTCGCAGAAGCTGCAGCAAGTCACCCACAAGCAGGTGGCCCCCGCTGACGTCCTGTCTGGCGTGCGTCTGGGTCGCACCGGCCTGGACGAGCACCAGCTTGCGGCCATCCACCCGCTGGCGGCGGTGCCCGTCGGCCTCGCCCTCGGAGTCGTCTCATGA